A section of the Jaculus jaculus isolate mJacJac1 chromosome 6, mJacJac1.mat.Y.cur, whole genome shotgun sequence genome encodes:
- the Krt84 gene encoding keratin, type II cuticular Hb4: MSCRSYRVSSGHRMANFSSCSAMAPRNLNRFRTSSVSCRSGSGFRGLGGCGSRSVISFGSCSPRIAARGPRPISCGAGFGASSGMALGFGDGSGVGLGFRAGGGVGLGFGAGSGLGYGFGGPGFGYRIGGTGGPAAPSITAVTVNQSLLTPLNLEIDPNAQRVKKDEKEQIKTLNNKFASFIDKVRFLEQQNKLLETKWSFLQEQKCARSNLEPLFESYITSLRRQLDMLVSDQTRLQAERNHMQDVLEGFKKKYEEEVACRASAENEFVALKKDVDTAFLNKSDLEANVDALTQEIEFLKALYLEEIRLLQSHISETSVIVKMDNSRDLNLDGIIAEVKAQYEEVARRSRADAEAWYQTKYEEMRVTAGQHCDNLRNTRDEINELTRVIQRLKAEIEHAKAQRTKLEAAVAEAEQQGEAALNDAKCKLADLEGALQQAKQDMARQLREYQELMNAKLGLDIEIATYRQLLEGEEHRICEGVGPVNISVSSSRGGMLCGPESLASGSALSRNAGVTFSSSSSSIRTTGGTLTSCGSRAGGDVLSGGTRGGSVLMGDACAPGVPCPLPTEGGFSSCSGGRSSRSSSVRFSSSTTSHRTRY; this comes from the exons ATGTCTTGCCGCTCCTATCGAGTCAGCTCTGGTCACCGGATGGCCAACTTCAGCTCTTGCTCAGCAATGGCTCCTCGGAACCTGAACCGCTTCCGGACCAGCTCTGTCTCCTGCAGGAGTGGCTCTGGCTTCCGGGGCTTGGGCGGCTGTGGTAGTCGGAGCGTCATCAGCTTTGGATCATGCTCACCTCGgatagcagccagaggccctcgACCCATCAGCTGTGGAGCCGGCTTTGGAGCTAGCAGTGGGATGGCCTTGGGCTTTGGTGACGGGAGTGGAGTTGGTCTGGGCTTCCGAGCTGGCGGTGGTGTTGGTCTGGGATTTGGAGCTGGCAGTGGTCTTGGCTATGGCTTTGGTGGCCCTGGCTTTGGCTATAGAATTGGAGGAACAGGAGGCCCGGCAGCCCCCTCTATCACAGCAGTGACTGTGAACCAGAGCCTGTTGACTCCCCTCAACCTGGAGATTGATCCCAATGCCCAGAGGGTGAAGAAGGATGAGAAGGAGCAGATCAAGACCCTCAATAACAAATTTGCCTCCTTCATCGACAAG GTGCGGTTCCTGGAGCAACAGAATAAGCTCCTGGAGACCAAGTGGAGCTTCCTCCAAGAGCAGAAATGTGCCCGGAGCAACCTGGAGCCTCTCTTTGAGAGCTACATCACTAGCCTGAGGAGGCAACTGGATATGCTAGTTAGTGACCAGACCCGGCTGCAAGCTGAGAGGAACCACATGCAGGACGTCCTCGAGGGCTTCAAGAAGAA GTACGAAGAAGAGGTGGCCTGCCGAGCCAGTGCTGAGAATGAGTTTGTGGCACTGAAGAAG GATGTGGATACGGCTTTCTTGAATAAATCCGATCTAGAGGCCAACGTGGATGCCCTAACTCAGGAAATTGAGTTCCTGAAGGCCCTGTACCTGGAG GAAATCCGGTTGCTGCAGTCGCATATCTCAGAGACATCAGTCATCGTGAAGATGGACAACAGCCGGGACCTGAACCTGGATGGGATCATCGCTGAGGTCAAGGCCCAGTATGAAGAGGTGGCTAGGCGCAGTCGTGCTGATGCTGAGGCCTGGTACCAGACCAAG TATGAGGAGATGCGGGTGACAGCGGGCCAGCATTGTGACAACCTACGCAACACGCGGGATGAGATCAATGAGCTAACCAGGGTGATCCAGAGGCTAAAGGCAGAGATCGAGCATGCCAAGGCTCAG CGCACCAAGCTGGAGGCCGCCGTGGCTGAGGCAGAGCAGCAGGGTGAAGCAGCCCTCAATGATGCCAAATGCAAGCTGGCAGATCTGGAAGGTGCCCTGCAGCAAGCCAAGCAGGACATGGCACGGCAGCTGAGAGAGTACCAAGAGCTTATGAATGCCAAGCTGGGCCTGGACATCGAAATCGCCACCTACAGGCAGCTGCTGGAGGGCGAGGAGCACCG gaTCTGTGAAGGTGTTGGACCAGTAAACATAT CTGTGAGCAGCTCCCGTGGCGGCATGCTGTGTGGGCCTGAGTCCCTGGCCAGCGGCTCGGCCCTCTCTCGCAATGCTGGGGTCACcttctccagcagcagcagtagcatcCGCACCACGGGAGGGACCCTGACTTCCTGCGGCTCGAGAGCTGGTGGGGATGTGCTGAGTGGGGGTACCAGAGGCGGCTCGGTGCTCATGGGTGATGCCTGTGCCCCGGGTGTCCCCTGCCCACTGCCTACCGAGGGTGGCTTCAGTAGCTGCAGCGGTGGCCGGAGCAGCCGCAGCTCTAGCGTCCGCTTCTCGTCCAGTACCACCTCCCACAGGACCAGGTACTGA